The following nucleotide sequence is from Paenibacillus odorifer.
AATAAAGCTTTTATAATTCATGTGAAAATCACCTATCAATTCTGTGGAAAAAAGGATCACCATAATCTCCGAAAAATCAATCGTCTCAAATTCATGCATCTGATTAGGAAAAATAAAAACCAGATCATTTTTCTGCACCTGATAGCTTTTCCCGTCAATGGTGATAGATAACTGCCCGTCGTTGACATAAATAATCTCAAATGCCCGATGAAAATGAAGTGGAAAATGATAGTTTTTCAAGGGAATGAGTTTAAAGTAATCTTTTTCGCCGACACCATGTTTTTCAAAAAAGGGCCACAAGTAGATTCTCCTTCACGAAAACACTAATTTTGTCTTAAAGTGTACTATATAAAGTATAGAACTAACAACGTTATTTCCTATAATATTGGATAAAGTCAACCAAGCGGAGGTTATAGGACAATGGAATATCACGTATCAAAAACTGGTTCAGATCAAGGTCAAGGTACTCAACATGATCCTTTTTTAACCATCAATAAAGCGGCTTCAGCAGCTGTGGCTGGGGATAAGGTTATCGTTCATGAAGGGATATATCGCGAATGGGTAAAACCGAGATACAAAGGATTAAGCGAACAAAGAAGAATTATTTATCAAGCCGCTGAAGACGAGCAGGTTGTCATAAAAGGCTCTGAACATATACAAGATTGGCAGCAGGTTGAGAATCATATTTGGAAAGTGATCTTGCCGAACACGTTTTTTGGCAGCTTTAATCCGTATGTTGAGGAAGTGTCTGGCGATTGGCTCGTCACTATAGAGGAGACAAGACACTTAGGCGATGTATATCTAAATGGCATGTCTTTTTATGAGGTCAGTCAGTATGATCAACTGGCAGCTCCCGTCGAAAAGCTGGAGTTCAAGGATCTCTGGACACATGAGATGGTTCCGGTCCAAAATCCAAAACAGACGACCTATGTTTGGTTTGCCAAAGTAAGCCCTGACCACACCACGATTTACGCTAATTTCCAAGGTGCCAACCCGAACAAAGAACTGGTAGAAATCAATGTACGCAGATCTTGTTTCTACCCTGAAGAAACCGGGATTGATTATATTACTGTAAAAGGTTTTGAAATGGCGCATGCGGCAACACCTTGGGCACCTCCAACGGCAGACCAGCCCGGACTGCTGGGCACTAACTGGAGCAAAGGCTGGATTATTGATAATAATATCATTCACGATGCAAAATGCAGCGCTATCAGTATCGGCAAAGAAGCTTCCACAGGCCATAATTACCGTACCATTCGAAAAGACAAACCCGGATATCAATATCAGCTTGAATCCGTCTTTACTGCTGAGCGTCAGGGCTGGAGCAAAGAATCGATCGGTTCACATCTTATCCGCCATAATACCATTTATGATTGCGGCCAAAATGCCATCGTCGGCCACTTAGGTTGTATTTTCAGCGAAATTCATCATAACCATATTTACAACATTGCGATAAAACGGGAATTCTGGGGCCACGAAATTGCCGGGATCAAGCTTCACGCACCGATCGATACTCACATCCACCATAACCGGATTCACGATTGTACTTTAGGTTTATGGCTGGATTGGCAGACCCAAGGGACAAGAATCAGTAAAAATCTGTTCTATCAAAATCACCGGGATTTGTTTATAGAAGTAAGCCATGGCCCCTACATTGTTGACCATAATATCTTGACAGCTAAACATGCTTTGGAGAATGTAGCCCAAGGTGGAGCCTATATCAACAATCTGATCGGCGGCAGGATGGTTCATCGTAAGGTACTAAATCGGTCCACGCAATATCATCTTCCGCATAGTACAAAAATTGCCGGTTTCTCACTTATTTATGGTGGGGACGATCGGTTCTATAACAATATCATTGTTGGAAAAGACGGATGGACAGGCGTAGGAACATCACATTTCAATAACTACACCACCTCTTTTGCGGAGTATATCGAGAATGTCCATAAGTTACACGGTGATCTTGAGGAGTTTGAACTCGTTGAACAGCCTATGTTTATTAATAACAACGCTTACTTAAACAGTGCTGAACCTTTCGAAAGAGAGAATGTAAAGCTGGTTGAGGAAAGCTTTGATCCAGACTTCTTTATTGTAGATCAAGGAGATGAAGGATTCCTTTCTATTGATCTGCCTGAAAGCTTCGTTAACTTCTTAGGTGAGGTACATTCAACTGAGACTTTGCCGCGGGTGCGCATCGTGGATGCCGAGTTTGAGAATCCGGATGGCAGCAATATAATTCTGGATACAGATTTTCTGGATAACAAGAAAGAGAATAAAAGCACTTTAGGACCTCTTACACTTTTGAATAAGGGCAAAAATTATATTAAAGTGTGGTGATCGGTAAAGCAGGTGGCAAGTCCACCTGCTTTTTCATTGCTATAATTGAGTCTGCTATTTAATATCCTTAATCTTTTGAATAGATACTTCGTTTTGTTCTATTAGGATCTGATATTCAACAATCTCTCCTGCTTTAAATTCTTCCTTAAATTCTTTACTGACCGAGTAATTATCTTTCGGATTGAGTGTAACCTTAAATAAATGCTTTCCATTATCTATGGGGAACTTTGCTACCCCACCATGCTTAATATTACTGTCGATTAAAGAGTTAATTTGAACGTCATTTCCTTCATCAACGGTAACAACTACACTTTTTAAAAATAACGGACTGTTATTCGTAATCAGCAAGTTATATTCTTGATCATCAGTTACATCTACATCTGTATTATTGGATATATCGGCATTGTTTTTTTCGCAACCCGATAACAGGACGATAAACAAAACGAATAAAGATACGTATTTTTTTCTAGACAAAATGTTCTCCTCTCCATTCCTATAATCTTTTCTTGTGAAAATCTTAACATGTTCTAGAAGTTTTATGGGAAATATTTGAAGGCTTTAGCTAAAATGATACACTCTAATAAATAAGGGTAGCCCCGTTGGCTACTCCTTTCTGAATGGCCATTTACCTATATATTGTCGTAACCTTGGAATCGGTTCACTATTTTGCTGTTGACTTTGACCTTAGGGTAAGGTGTTAAGTAGATCTAGAACCAAACATCGATGTTTTAGCTTGGAAGCTTAATTCAAACGAAAAAAGGAGATGACTTTTTGCTGTCGATTGGAGAATTCTCGAAGATATGCGAAGTTTCTACGAAGACGCTTCGATATTATGATGAGATCGGATTAATTCATCCCGATGAGATTAACCCTGAGAACGGTTATAGGTATTACTCCATCAAACAACTTAAAAAAATGCTTTTTATCAATCGTCTAAAAGCTTATTATTTCTCGCTGGAAGAAATCAGAGACATTTTGCAATGGGAACAGGATCATTCAGAAGAGAAGCTCTACTCAGCCCTTAATCTCAAGAAAAAAGAAATACAGGAGAAAATAAGTACTTATGAATACACCTTAAAACAAATCAATAGTGATGTATTAAATTTGGAGAAAGGTATCCCCATGATGTCCTACCTGAATGAGATAAAAGTAGAGCTTGTTGAAACTCAGCCTATGAATATTCTTTTTACGCGTCAGATGTTGAGCAGTGATGACTATGCGCTAGGTTATGGACATTATTTTAGCGGGCTATATGAAAAAATCGCCACTGAAAAACTCACTTTGCTCGGTACGCCAATAACAATTTATCACAGCCATGAATATAATCCAGCCGGAAATGATACAGAGTTTGCTCTCCCCATAGAAGAGGTTGTAAAAGGTACAAGAGATTTGCCTGATGCTCTTTGTGCGAGATCTGTTCTTAAAGGCGCCTATTCAGAATTGACCTCGGTCTATGCAAAGCTGAGAGAATGGATAGAAAATGAAGGTTATGAAATGGTGAATTCGCCCTATGAAATATATGTAACGGACCCGATACAAGCCGCTGTGCCTGAGGATCTGGTTACCGAGGTCTATTTTCCAGTAAAGAAAAAAAATTCATAAAGGAGTTACTTTCATGCTCAAAAACAATTATCCAACTTCAGATTGGCAAATCTCAGCCCCCGCAAACTTGGGAATGGATGCTGATTTGCTTTCAGAACTAGAATCAAGGATCAAATCCGAGTATAGCAATATCAACGGGATTGTTGTGATAAGAAGTGGAACTATCGCTTATGAAAAATATTATAATGGCGCTGGCCCGAATGACACACATCATGTGGCCTCTGTAACAAAAAGTATCATATCCGCGCTCATAGGCATTGCCATAGATGCTGGCTTTATTAACAATGCAGATCAAAAGGTACTGGAGTTTTTCCCGGACTATGTTCCAAACGCTGCTCAAGATCCGCAAAAACAAGAAATCACCTTGCACCATCTCCTTACGATGACCGCACCTTATGCTTTTGCAGATTGGCACGAACCGCTGGAGCAAATGTGTATGCAGCCTGACTGGGTAAAATATACGCTGGATATGCTAGGCCAACAAGGAACAATTGGGGATTTCAAATATTCTACCGCTGGAGCACATCTGCTTTCTGCCATCATCACGCGCAGCACTGGACAAAGTGCCCGTGAGTTCGCCAACGAACGTTTATTTAAACCTATCGGAATGAATGAAATCCCGGATTATGAGATGAGCTCATTTGGGTTCGATGATTTGTTTGGGGTAAATGTGAAGGGGTGGGTGGAAGACCCAAATCGTATCACCACAGGAGGATGGGGACTTACGTTGTCTCCACGCGATATGGCGCGTTTTGGTTTATTATATTTGAACCGTGGACAATGGGAGCAAAATCAGATCATTTCGGAGACATGGATTGAGGAATCAACAGCGATGAACCCTAATCATTACGGTTACTTGTGGTGGCTACGCGAAGAAGACGGGGTTTACACCTACTCAGCGTTAGGTGATGGTGGTAATGTCATTTGCTGCATTCCAGAAAAGGATCTTGTCGTAACCATCGCCTCAGAATTCACACTTCAGCCTCGTGACCGCTGGCCTCTGATTAAGGAGTGTATTATTCCGTCTGTAGTAGAGTAAAGAAGATAAAAAACATGCTGGTTGCCCCTTCATTCACAACTAGGAGAGCAACCAGCTGTCTACACTCTAAATCATATTGCTTCAAGGAAAAATAATATCACCTTCGTTGCTGCTTACATCAAAAAATCCAACTTTATGTTTTATAGCCAACTCCCGCATCGCCGTATAAGCTTCGTCAGCTACGGAATACGCAAAAGCCGCATAGATGACGGATGAGCCAAGCGAGTAGTCAGTTAACCGGTTATCCGTTCCGGCTTCCTCCATCGCCTCAAAAATCTCGTCCTCTACATTCATATTAGGAAATTGCTCAGACAACTCACTATAAAAGCGTTGCAGCGCCTCCGATAAAACCGATGGATCGTTATAGGCATGGTCTTCCGACCACTGCACTTGCTGCTCATACCACTCCATAAACGCTGCTCTCTCTTGCGGCGCTTTAGACGTCTCGAATGCCATCAAATCATAGCTCATTTAAAATCCTCCTCTAACCCACCCTAATCGTGCATTTTCAGTTCCTATAAATTGTTGGGCTGTTTTGATTATATATTAAAAATCATCAGACCCGTACTATAGAATCATGATACTTACTCAACCGTTAAATATCATGTGAGCTCCGGTGTATCTACAAAAGTAACCACTGGCTCCATTACGCCATGTAGTTCGAATAAGATAAGCTCGTTATCACCTTGACGCAGAAGCGGCGCTGGTAAGTATAGTGTTTTAGTTGGACCCTGCTCCCAGTAGCGCCCTAAATTAAAGCCGTTTATGAAAACCTGACCTTTACTCCATCCGTCCAGCCGCAAAAAAGTATCCTCAGGCTTACTGACTTGAAAGCTCCCCCGGTAAAAAGTAGGCTGCTGACGTTGCTCGCAATCTATCGGTGTGAATGATAATCCCTTAAGATTGGTTAAAGGCAAAGAATGAATGGTCCAATCATGCAGGAATTGATAGCCGAGTCTAACGCCACAGGTTATGCCTTTTGGATCACAAAGCAGCGGGCCATAATTTACACGCCCCATATTCTCCACAAGGATGTCGATCTGCAGTCCCTCCGTTGGAACCTCTAATGGAATTCCTCGCGGATCCCAGCGTTCAACTGTACCGACAAAGGCCCCATTCGCGAATACAAGCGCACGATCACGTACTTCTTGAAGGACGAGCTCCATACTGCTGCGGGGTCCACTGATCCTCGTCGAATATAAGATGAACCCATGATTCTGACCCAGTTTCTCCATTGGCTCGGGACATGCTCTATGTTCTGGGGTAGACAAAACGTCTAACTGAGTGAACAGTGGTGCTGCTTCTGTCATCAACACTTTACCATAAGCTTGTGACTTTAATAACGGCGGTAATTCCAGTGGCGGTAACGTTACGTATTTCTCAATTATTTTTCGTGCTGCATAGAATTTTGCAGTTGGCTTACCGGATTCGTCCAGCAGCGTATCATAATCGTAGCTGGTTACGATGGGCTCATATTTGTCAAAAAGATTTGCCCCATTCATAAATCCAAAATTCGTCCCCCCATGGAACATATAGAAGTTAACAGAGGCTCCTAAAGCCAGCATTTCATCCAAAGTCTCCGCTACTTCAGATTCGGGGCGTGTATTATGCGGTTTCATCCAGTGGTCAAACCATCCATTCCAGAATTCCATACACATCAACGGTCCCGTAGGCTGATATTCACGTAGTTTAGCAAAGGCTTCCTTTGCCCGTGAACCAAAATTCACAGTGGCGAACACTCCGTCAATCATACCGCCTTGGAGCATATGATCTTCAGCTCCATCTGAAGTAAACAGCAGAACGTCCATGCCGCGGGCGATCATTCCTGCTTTTAGATCATTCAGGTAAGTCTTATCACTACCAAAGCTTCCATATTCGTTCTCTACTTGAAGGGCAAGCACAGGCCCACCGTTAGTGCTTAACAAGGGCCGCAGACGTGGAAGCAACTCATCGAAATAGGCATCCAACTTAGATAAATAGACGTTATCATTACAACGCAGTTGTATGTTATTGTCCGCAAGTAACCAAGCTGGCAATCCACCGAATTCCCATTCCGCACAAATATAAGGACTTGGCCGCAAAATCACGTGCAAACCAAGCTCTCCGGCAAGTCTAACGAAAGCCTCGATGTCAGCAAATCCAGCAAAATTGAAGTTCCCCTCCTCTGGTTCGTGTAAATTCCAAGGAATATAGGTTTCAACAGTATTCAATCCACAAGCCTTCAGCTTCAGCAAACGATCCTGCCAATATTCCGGAACGATCCGGAAATAATGAAGCGCACCAGAAAGCAACCGGATGGGTTGTTCGTCCAATATAAAATGATCCCCTGATATGGATAACTTCCGCATATAATTTCTCCTCCAACATTGAGATAGACTATTTAATTATAGGTAATAAAAATATCAACCCATATGGACGATTCTAATGAAATATATGGAGAATTCATTGGTTGCTAGGGGCTTTTGTGATGCTATACACTATATTCATAGGGGGTTATTACGGATGTCAAAAAGAACTCATATTTGGTTAATTACCACAGATCAAATGCGCGCGGACGCACTAGGTATCGAAAACGCTTCCGTACTGACACCTGAACTTGACCAGCTTGCTTCGGAAGGCACACTCTTCACTGGCGCTTACTGCGCTAGTCCCGTTTGCACGCCTTCACGTTCTTCCATTTTTACAGGCAGGTATCCGCATGTTCATGGTGCCTGGAACATCGGTACCACACTCAGAGAAGACGAACTTACCTTATGCGATCATTTAAAGAAAGCGGATTATAAAACCATCGGTATAGGAAAGATGCATTTCCGCCCTCAGATGAAGGGGAACTTTTCACAAGAATATGAAGAGCCTGCTTATCGTGACCGCGGAAGAGCTTCCGATGGAACGTACTACGGATTTGATGAACATCATATTACGGAAGACAATTGTATCGGGGAATATATGGAGTGGCTTAGACAGCGTAACCCTGAAGTGGCAGAGCGTTTCAGCAAGGATCATTACAGAGCTTCTAATGCTCAAAACGATGTGTGGGAGAGCGAACTCCCTCCGGAGCTGCATCAGACTTATTGGATTGCTGAACGGAGTATCGATGCTATCCTCGCCCACAAAACCGAGCAACCGCTATTTTTATGGACCAGTTTCGTCGATCCACATCACCCCTTTGACCCTCCAAAAGCTTACGCGGATATGTACGCTGACACTGACATTCCATCTCCAGCCAGAGAAGCAGATGACGTGCATCTTCGTCCTCCACATCTGCTGCGTCAGAGTCAGGGAGGATATTGGCCTGGTGGCGGTGAGGAGCATTCTCTTGATGAAGCGCATATGAAACGGCTCACCCGAAATTATTATGCGATGATTACCTTCATTGATGCGCAGATCGGACGTATTATAAAAGCTTGGCGTCAAAAAGAAATGTACGATGATGTAGTCATCCTCTTTACCAGCGATCATGGAGAACTGCTCGGTGACCATGGACTAATTTACAAGGGGCCGTGGTTTTATGAAGGGTTAACACGAATCCCGATGATCGTACGCGGTCCTGGGATTGCTTCCGGGCAACGGGTCCCTGCTTTGATGGAACATGTTGATATTGTCCCCACACTGCTTGCAGCCGCAGGTCTCAAAACTCCCTACGGAATTCAAGGTGTGTCACAGATGGAGGTGCTGGCTGGAAGAGAGTCCCATGTGCGCAATTCTGCCCTGACCGCTTATATTGCTCATGACCGCGGCATTAACGCTAAGTGTTTGCGTACAACACGTTATAAGCTGGTGATTTTCGCAGGTGAGACCTACGGCGAATTGTATGATTTGAAAGAGGATCCTCATGAAAACTCCAATCGTTTTGAAGATCCCGATTATAGTGATATTCGCCATTCGATGGTTGAATTGCTCGTCCATCGAATGATTCAAGATCAGGACCCTTTGCCTGAACGCCGGAGTAGCTGGTAAATTCACTAACCTTTCTTTATATCCGTAACAGACGTAGGGCAACCTGTGAGTTCTGGTTGCCCTATGTTATGATTATTTCCCCAATTGGGATGCCTTTAGAATATGAGATATTGGGCGTCCGGCAATCCATTCGCCGTTGTTTACAAACCCTTCCTCTCGTCCCTCCAGCTCGTGAATAAGACGCTCTCTCCACTCTTTTATACGCTCAAATTTATCAGTACAGCCTATCGCATTAATCTTCTCTGAGGGGTCTGCCGCTAGATCAAAATACTGCTCTTCCCCTGTCTGAGAATACCAAATAAATTTCTCTCTTCCATCCGTTAAGAAGTGGTGGGACTTTTCTCCATAGGCTTGTTCCCCATGAATATAAGATCGCCATAATGTCTGATCTCCCCTGCACAGCGGCAACACACTTTGCCCTTCTACTGGAACTGGTATTTGGACGCCAGCAGCTTCAAGAAATGTGGGCATAATATCGCGAAGCTCTACAATGGAATCAGGCCGGGAGCCTGCAAGAAGTCCAAGCGTTTCTCCCGGATCAAACACTATGAAAGGAATCTTAGCACTTCCTTCATAAGGAAGAGATTTGCGGAAGTAATGGTGATCCCCCATCATTTCACCATGATCAGAAGTAAATAGAATCAAAGTTTCATTTAAAACTCCATACTCCTGCAGCCCATTGATCAACCTCCCAATTTGGTCGTCAAGATGCGTAATTAGCGCGTAATCGCCGCACGGGCACGATCCAATCTGCGCTTTGGCAAATTAGTGAACGAAGAAGTTGGATCCTTAGCTCCGTTTAAGGCCGCACTCTCGTCCACCCAGTCTCCGATTGGAGGATCGGGAAATTCCAAGTCCTTGTACATATCTAGATAACATTGTGGCGGATCCAATGGGGAATGCGGGCGAACGAAGGAAGACCATAAGAAAAATGGTTTCCCAGGGTCCCTTCTTCGCAAAAAGTCTAGCGACTCGGTCACGCACCAATTCGTGGGATGCATCGCTTCCGGCAAGTGCCAGGGGCGGGCAACCGTTGAGGCGTTGCAATCAAGGCCTAAATCAGTGATATCCGAGTTAGCATTAGTTTGTCTTCGCAGCCACTGCAAATAATCATCCACTTGATCATAGTGTTCATCCTGTAACGTTTTGCTCTTATCCCGATTGTAGTGAAGATATCCATCATGAAGCACCACATTATGGAATCCACATAGATTACGTGCAGGATACACATGCATCTTGCCAACACACTGCGTATGATAACCAGCTTGAGCAAGCTCTCCGGCAATCGTATGGGCGTAATTCCATTCAACCTTATCCCGATAACCAACCCGCCCATGTGATCTTTGCCCCATTCCTGTCATGATAGCAGCCCTGGCGGGAATACAACTGGGGGTAGCCGAGTAAGCGTGCTCAAATAAGATCCCCCTTGATGCCAGAGCGTCCAGGTTGGGTGTCTCAACGACGGGATGTCCCATAATGCTCAGGCAATCAAAACGCATCTGATCTACGGTGATAAGCAAAAGGTTGGGCTGCTTTGTGCCCTTTTGATGGTCCAGATTAGTATCAATCATAACCTCACCCCCTCCTTAAACCCCAGCGATCACGGATGGTGTTGCAATCGTGTGCCATAAATTCGCACTTATCGTCCTGGGGTCGCCCTCGTCAACAAGACCGTCGAACGTCAGAAGCTCCTCTTCTAATTCAGCAATCTGCTCCACGTTCCCTTCGACATAACGATTGATTCGATGAATCGCCGTTCTGATTCTCTCAAGCATTCCTCCCATACGAAGATCAAAAACATCAAGACCAAATACCTTATTTTCCAGCTCCCATTGCACTCGATAGTCGTCCATGAATTGTCTGGCCAAATCAGATAATTGTGGCAAAGTCACCTTGGCAAAGTGAGCCAATTCCTCTAAATTCCCCCGATGATAAGCGTCGCGTATAGAAATCCCGATTTCGCTATTTATTTCGAGCAAGCGACACAAGCTGGCTTGTACAGAGAATAAGGATTGCCAAGGCGAATTGCGAGTGATCGCCTGTTCGAGCTTTTCTGCACTTTGCTGATAATGCTTCGAATACGCGTTAGGAATAACATGTCGATCAAACAAACCACACAAAATATCTTGATAAAGCAAGTATTTAGCCGGATTGATAGAACATCCCCCCGGAGCCGAATTACCCGGAACCAGGTTGGCCGCATCAAGTGCCATAAAGTCATCATAATTGCCTTGCACACAGCTGCTGAATCTTTCTTTGACATGGTTCTCCACGAAACATCCCGTGTAGCTCAGCTCCGCCCAAAGTTGAAGGGTAGGAAGAACCGAGAAAACGGAAGCTTCAGCGCCATTATCTCCCCATGCGGTAATCAACACTACTTGAATTCCATGCTTAACACAGCTATCATGAGCCAGCAGACTGACATGGCGACTGAATTCATTGTTTGGAGCGAAGCCCATCCATTTCCAAGCACCACCTGCAAATCCAATATGATCATTCAGCTGCTTATGTTTGCTTAACATCCCGTCGTATTTCTCCTGCGTTTCCGAATAATAATCCCAGTAGATCAAGGTAACATCTTCAGGAATCAGCTTTACAATATCAGGGCTAATTGGACTTTCAGCATCGTAATATTCTCCGGAACTGG
It contains:
- a CDS encoding right-handed parallel beta-helix repeat-containing protein, which translates into the protein MEYHVSKTGSDQGQGTQHDPFLTINKAASAAVAGDKVIVHEGIYREWVKPRYKGLSEQRRIIYQAAEDEQVVIKGSEHIQDWQQVENHIWKVILPNTFFGSFNPYVEEVSGDWLVTIEETRHLGDVYLNGMSFYEVSQYDQLAAPVEKLEFKDLWTHEMVPVQNPKQTTYVWFAKVSPDHTTIYANFQGANPNKELVEINVRRSCFYPEETGIDYITVKGFEMAHAATPWAPPTADQPGLLGTNWSKGWIIDNNIIHDAKCSAISIGKEASTGHNYRTIRKDKPGYQYQLESVFTAERQGWSKESIGSHLIRHNTIYDCGQNAIVGHLGCIFSEIHHNHIYNIAIKREFWGHEIAGIKLHAPIDTHIHHNRIHDCTLGLWLDWQTQGTRISKNLFYQNHRDLFIEVSHGPYIVDHNILTAKHALENVAQGGAYINNLIGGRMVHRKVLNRSTQYHLPHSTKIAGFSLIYGGDDRFYNNIIVGKDGWTGVGTSHFNNYTTSFAEYIENVHKLHGDLEEFELVEQPMFINNNAYLNSAEPFERENVKLVEESFDPDFFIVDQGDEGFLSIDLPESFVNFLGEVHSTETLPRVRIVDAEFENPDGSNIILDTDFLDNKKENKSTLGPLTLLNKGKNYIKVW
- a CDS encoding MerR family transcriptional regulator, which translates into the protein MLSIGEFSKICEVSTKTLRYYDEIGLIHPDEINPENGYRYYSIKQLKKMLFINRLKAYYFSLEEIRDILQWEQDHSEEKLYSALNLKKKEIQEKISTYEYTLKQINSDVLNLEKGIPMMSYLNEIKVELVETQPMNILFTRQMLSSDDYALGYGHYFSGLYEKIATEKLTLLGTPITIYHSHEYNPAGNDTEFALPIEEVVKGTRDLPDALCARSVLKGAYSELTSVYAKLREWIENEGYEMVNSPYEIYVTDPIQAAVPEDLVTEVYFPVKKKNS
- a CDS encoding serine hydrolase domain-containing protein, with protein sequence MLKNNYPTSDWQISAPANLGMDADLLSELESRIKSEYSNINGIVVIRSGTIAYEKYYNGAGPNDTHHVASVTKSIISALIGIAIDAGFINNADQKVLEFFPDYVPNAAQDPQKQEITLHHLLTMTAPYAFADWHEPLEQMCMQPDWVKYTLDMLGQQGTIGDFKYSTAGAHLLSAIITRSTGQSAREFANERLFKPIGMNEIPDYEMSSFGFDDLFGVNVKGWVEDPNRITTGGWGLTLSPRDMARFGLLYLNRGQWEQNQIISETWIEESTAMNPNHYGYLWWLREEDGVYTYSALGDGGNVICCIPEKDLVVTIASEFTLQPRDRWPLIKECIIPSVVE
- a CDS encoding glycoside hydrolase family 35 protein yields the protein MRKLSISGDHFILDEQPIRLLSGALHYFRIVPEYWQDRLLKLKACGLNTVETYIPWNLHEPEEGNFNFAGFADIEAFVRLAGELGLHVILRPSPYICAEWEFGGLPAWLLADNNIQLRCNDNVYLSKLDAYFDELLPRLRPLLSTNGGPVLALQVENEYGSFGSDKTYLNDLKAGMIARGMDVLLFTSDGAEDHMLQGGMIDGVFATVNFGSRAKEAFAKLREYQPTGPLMCMEFWNGWFDHWMKPHNTRPESEVAETLDEMLALGASVNFYMFHGGTNFGFMNGANLFDKYEPIVTSYDYDTLLDESGKPTAKFYAARKIIEKYVTLPPLELPPLLKSQAYGKVLMTEAAPLFTQLDVLSTPEHRACPEPMEKLGQNHGFILYSTRISGPRSSMELVLQEVRDRALVFANGAFVGTVERWDPRGIPLEVPTEGLQIDILVENMGRVNYGPLLCDPKGITCGVRLGYQFLHDWTIHSLPLTNLKGLSFTPIDCEQRQQPTFYRGSFQVSKPEDTFLRLDGWSKGQVFINGFNLGRYWEQGPTKTLYLPAPLLRQGDNELILFELHGVMEPVVTFVDTPELT
- a CDS encoding sulfatase family protein — its product is MSKRTHIWLITTDQMRADALGIENASVLTPELDQLASEGTLFTGAYCASPVCTPSRSSIFTGRYPHVHGAWNIGTTLREDELTLCDHLKKADYKTIGIGKMHFRPQMKGNFSQEYEEPAYRDRGRASDGTYYGFDEHHITEDNCIGEYMEWLRQRNPEVAERFSKDHYRASNAQNDVWESELPPELHQTYWIAERSIDAILAHKTEQPLFLWTSFVDPHHPFDPPKAYADMYADTDIPSPAREADDVHLRPPHLLRQSQGGYWPGGGEEHSLDEAHMKRLTRNYYAMITFIDAQIGRIIKAWRQKEMYDDVVILFTSDHGELLGDHGLIYKGPWFYEGLTRIPMIVRGPGIASGQRVPALMEHVDIVPTLLAAAGLKTPYGIQGVSQMEVLAGRESHVRNSALTAYIAHDRGINAKCLRTTRYKLVIFAGETYGELYDLKEDPHENSNRFEDPDYSDIRHSMVELLVHRMIQDQDPLPERRSSW
- a CDS encoding sulfatase/phosphatase domain-containing protein, which gives rise to MINGLQEYGVLNETLILFTSDHGEMMGDHHYFRKSLPYEGSAKIPFIVFDPGETLGLLAGSRPDSIVELRDIMPTFLEAAGVQIPVPVEGQSVLPLCRGDQTLWRSYIHGEQAYGEKSHHFLTDGREKFIWYSQTGEEQYFDLAADPSEKINAIGCTDKFERIKEWRERLIHELEGREEGFVNNGEWIAGRPISHILKASQLGK
- a CDS encoding sulfatase-like hydrolase/transferase; this translates as MIDTNLDHQKGTKQPNLLLITVDQMRFDCLSIMGHPVVETPNLDALASRGILFEHAYSATPSCIPARAAIMTGMGQRSHGRVGYRDKVEWNYAHTIAGELAQAGYHTQCVGKMHVYPARNLCGFHNVVLHDGYLHYNRDKSKTLQDEHYDQVDDYLQWLRRQTNANSDITDLGLDCNASTVARPWHLPEAMHPTNWCVTESLDFLRRRDPGKPFFLWSSFVRPHSPLDPPQCYLDMYKDLEFPDPPIGDWVDESAALNGAKDPTSSFTNLPKRRLDRARAAITR
- a CDS encoding family 20 glycosylhydrolase, with product MKLSIHLTGLTEKQLAAVSEVAGILSIRMERSGIPVNCIKQGKGFRISYDEAQVIIAYGQEHQLIRALSRFLENVRRGERVEINERPVYEQLGFMVDCSRNAVLNYQGYKELIRRLALMGYSTVQLYSEDTYELEGYPYFGYLRGRYTGDQIRELDQYAALFGIELVPCIQTLAHLGQALKWQAHAPLVDFQDILLIDDPRTYELIDRMFAFMSAHVSSRRINIGMDEAHMMGLGKYLDKHGYQDRSSLMLKHFSTVMEIARKYAFQTMMWSDMFFRLASSGEYYDAESPISPDIVKLIPEDVTLIYWDYYSETQEKYDGMLSKHKQLNDHIGFAGGAWKWMGFAPNNEFSRHVSLLAHDSCVKHGIQVVLITAWGDNGAEASVFSVLPTLQLWAELSYTGCFVENHVKERFSSCVQGNYDDFMALDAANLVPGNSAPGGCSINPAKYLLYQDILCGLFDRHVIPNAYSKHYQQSAEKLEQAITRNSPWQSLFSVQASLCRLLEINSEIGISIRDAYHRGNLEELAHFAKVTLPQLSDLARQFMDDYRVQWELENKVFGLDVFDLRMGGMLERIRTAIHRINRYVEGNVEQIAELEEELLTFDGLVDEGDPRTISANLWHTIATPSVIAGV